One window from the genome of Bubalus kerabau isolate K-KA32 ecotype Philippines breed swamp buffalo chromosome 17, PCC_UOA_SB_1v2, whole genome shotgun sequence encodes:
- the LOC129630764 gene encoding leukocyte immunoglobulin-like receptor subfamily A member 6 — MAPAIPALLCLGLSVGLRTHVQAETLPKPTIWAEPGSVVPRDSSVTIWCQGSPGAQEFRLDKEGNPDLWDRQKPLEPGDKAKFSIHYMWQAHTGSYWCYYRTPTGWSERSDALELVVTGSYGKPSLSALPSPVVTSGGNVTLQCASSQGFNRFLLTKEGEDESSRTLDGQQTPNWQTQALFPVGPVTPGHRWTFRCYSSYRHTPRVWSAPRDPLELLVSGLSGKPSLLTAQGPVLTSGQNLTLQCRSDISYARFALSKEGGQDLPQRPARRPQEGLSQADFPLGPVGTIHGGQYRCYGGHGLSSEWSAPSDPLQLLVAGRLRDRPSLSVRPGPSVAPGETVTLLCQSGNRTDTFLLSKEGAAHRPLRLRSQDQDGWYQAEFSLSPVTSAHGGTYRCYRSLSTDPYLLSQPSEPLALVVSGEPQSVPLTQQLGACPGSARWWRRRPLLTGGPPPDPTDHRSGEGPTPPCAVGAPSAQGHSGPADTLPQHRCQTRECERGQRPRRVGLGAASSHGRRVPWAHTEGNGAGADLCALTPDYTVQSLTRMGLAASVLLLLGILLCQARHDHGGARDAARS, encoded by the exons ATGGCCCCCGCGATCCCCGCCCTGCTCTGCCTCG GGCTGAGTGTGGGCCTGAGGACCCATGTGCAGGCTG AGACCCTCCCCAAACCCACCATCTGGGCTGAGCCGGGCTCTGTGGTCCCCAGGGATAGCTCCGTGACCATCTGGTGTCAGGGGTCCCCGGGGGCCCAGGAGTTCCGTCTGGATAAAGAGGGAAACCCAGATCTCTGGGACAGACAGAAACCCCTGGAGCCCGGGGACAAGGCCAAGTTCTCCATCCACTACATGTGGCAGGCGCACACAGGGAGCTATTGGTGCTACTACAGAACCCCCACTGGCTGGTCAGAGCGCAGTGACGCCCTGGAGCTGGTGGTGACAG GATCCTACGGCAAACCCAGCCTCTCAGCCCTGCCGAGCCCTGTGGTGACCTCTGGAGGGAACGTGACCCTCCAGTGTGCCTCCAGTCAGGGATTTAACAGATTCCTTCTGACCAAGGAAGGAGAAGACGAGTCCTCTCGGACCCTGGATGGACAGCAAACCCCCAACTGGCAAACCCAGGCCCTGTTTCCCGTGGGCCCCGTGACCCCCGGGCACAGGTGGACGTTCAGATGCTACAGCTCTTACAGGCACACCCCCAGGGTGTGGTCGGCCCCCAGAGACCCCCTGGAGCTCCTGGTCTCAG GGctgtctgggaagccctccctcctGACCGCGCAGGGCCCTGTCCTCACCTCTGGACAGAACCTGACCCTCCAGTGTCGCTCTGACATCAGCTATGCCAGATTCGCTCTGTCCAAGGAGGGTGGACAGGACCTCCCCCAGCGCCCTGCCCGGAGGCCCCAGGAAGGGCTCTCTCAGGCCGACTTCCCCTTGGGCCCCGTGGGCACCATCCACGGGGGCCAGTACAGATGCTATGGTGGACACGGCCTCTCCTCCGAGTGGTCGGCCCCCAGCGACCCCCTGCAGCTGCTGGTGGCAG GACGGCTCAGAGACAGACCTTCCCTCTCGGTGCGGCCAGGCCCCTCGGTGGCCCCGGGGGAGACCGTCACCCTGCTGTGTCAGTCAGGAAACAGGACGGACACTTTCCTTCTGTCCAAGGAGGGGGCAGCCCATCGCCCCCTGCGTCTGCGCTCCCAGGACCAAGACGGGTGGTACCAGGCCGAGTTCTCCTTGAGCCCTGTGACCTCAGCCCACGGGGGCACCTACAGGTGCTACCGCTCACTCAGCACAGACCCCTACCTGCTGTCACAGCCCAGTGAGCCCCTGGCGCTCGTGGTCTCAGGTGAGCCTCAGTCTGTCCCTCTCACTCAGCAGCTCGGGGCCTGCCCTGGGAGTGccaggtggtggaggaggag ACCACTGCTCACGGGGGGCCCACCCCCGGACCCCACAGACCACCGCTCAGGGGagggccccaccccaccctgtgcTGTTGGAGCTCCTTCAGCTCAGG GACACTCGGGCCCGGCTGACACCCTCCCCCAGCACCGCTGTCAGACCCGCGAGTGTGAACGAGGACAGCGTCCCCGTCGGGTTGGGCTTGGGGCCGCGTCTTCTCACGGGAGACGGGTGCCCTGGGCACACACAGAGGGTAACGGGGCCGGCGCTGACCTGTGCGCCCTCACCCCAGACTACACGGTGCAGAGTCTCACCCGGATGGGCCTTGCGGCTTCGGTCCTGCTGCTCCTCGGGATCCTTCTCTGCCAGGCTCGGCACGACCACGGAGGAGCCCGAGACGCAGCCCGGAGCTGA